CGCCAGTGCGAACGCTGGTCTCCAGCCCCAGTCGCGCCGAGCGTTGCTGTCATCGAAGCTCATGGGCCAGCTGTCGGCTGCAAAAAGGGAACGCATTGCTCCTTTACTTGTTTGCTTATtgcctattattttttaatgaaatggtAAATGATTGCTGTCAAAATATTTCAAGGCACAATTTGTTTTCTATAGTTAATGCACTTTATGTCCAGTTTTCAGGGTCTCCTAGGATTACCATATTCATAGTACTGCTCAATTTAGGAATTCATTCTAGGCGAGTTTCCTTTGAATTGTTGATATACCTGTTGTACCCATGAAAGCTATAGATGGAAATGAAGGCTGGTAGTATTCACCCATTTCACCAGCTCCTTTGGATGCAGTGCTCTTGTAAAACCAgaaatctgtataatttatgaTGACATCCCTCCCCCAAATGAAATGTCTCATTGGAAATGGCTCACTGCCTTCCTATCTACCTGAAGGTGACATTCTTATTGAATTACCACCTTTATGGTGCTGTGGCCGGCTCATAAATCACAGCACTACGATTCTATCGTCAATCACCTTCACACTGCCTAGCTGGGGGAGCAAGGGGATTTCTTCTGGAACAACACAGAGCAGGAGTTTAATAAGCAGCCGTGTCTGAGATTAGCACAAGGACTGTGCATTTATGCAGATCTATAGAGCTCCTGATTGAAAATGATAGTCTTTGTAGAGCAGTGAGCATTAGAATCTTCCCCCTACACTTCTAATATTTTTTATCTTCAAGCACTGTACCTGTACTTTAAGCGTTGGAACGACTTAGTATCTCGTGAACAATTTAGTTAATTTGTGGGAACAATTTACGATTTATATGTGCTATACTGACACAAGGAAGAATTACAAAATCAAGATCTCGCATGATCCCGTAAGACAACTGAATTGTGCGCGTAAGATATTAAATTGTTCCCATGTGATGAACTGCATTTCCCTGTTTGTCTGtataaacaaggtcactgtctcgtGGCCTTGCTGTGCTATggtactgtgccatagtgcaaccctgatacccagaggaacagagtctgataagaaccagttttctccagtAATTTGGCCTTGATATATcatacaaaccccccttatattaaacattgcgTATGCTTTAATTTTCCCCGGTATATGGGGAAATATATATGGGTTTTCCTAATGAGTTGTCAGTCAGAAACCGAACTTGCCCTACCCTGGCTCCCGGTACCTACCGATGGCCTGGCGGACTGGGTCGGGTTTGTAGGTGACCTGCAGGTGTGGCAGGTGTATCAGTAACTCTGCCACCAGCTGCTCAGGCGTGAAGCTCATGGCTGCGATGTTGTAGGTGCGCAGTGAGAGCTGGGAGGCCGGCGCCTGCATGAACTCCAGCGTGGCGCGGTGGCAGTCGCTGATGTGCATCATGGGAAGCCGTGTGTCTGCCCGCAGGTAGCACTCGAATCGTCCGCTGGTCAGGGCATCATGGAAGATCTGCACCGCATAGTCTTGTTCGTGGCAGAAGGGAAGGGGGGAAGGTAGGATTAGTGTTTCAGGAATACACGCAATTAGGTAAGGGGTGTGTATAAAATCAGTTGAAGGTTAAGTTACACTAAATGGAACCTAAGcaactaaattaattaaattcaataATAATCTGAGTTTTTCGATCACCTACCCCATtgctatttttcttttcagttttgatGTAATCCTCATCCATTTATGTTTTAAGAAAGAACTAATAAATACACCTGTTGTTCCTCCTCCCGGCTCTGTGTCTCCAGAGATGATCCCGGGATAGCGCAGGCAGCGGAAGTCCAGGCTGTACTTGTGATGGAAATACTACGAAATGGAAACGGGACACATAAAAGGGTAGGTTGTCACCCACTCTGAAATGTTGTACAGTGAGCTCTAAGGTGGCTGAACTGGACAGCACAGTTTCTGATCTTTCCTAGGCAGATATTTAACAATGATTTCTTTAAAATTCCCCCAGAATCATTGCTAATCTTAATACTCTCGGTTAACTAACCAGTAAAGAGCTTTTAACAGTATAAcgtctgcttttctttttatggTGAAAACAAACCTGGGAAGAGCTCTACTCTACATTAACCCATGTAAAATGAGATGCAGTAGAAAATGTCAGGGGGTGTGCTCACCTCTCCCATCAGCTCACTGTGCACCTTGGACACCCCGTAGATGGTGCGGGGCCTCTGGATACACAGGTCCGGGGCAGGGTCACGTGGGGAGGTGGGACCAAAGGCGCCTATGGTGCTGGGCACGAACAACCTGAGGGAGTGCTCCAGAGACAGGTCTAGGACATTGTGAAGCCCTGCGGAGAGAGACGGTTTGGACAGGAGGTTTGGGAGAGTGGGCCGCACAAGGTAACAAGGACCAGAAGAACAAACCGCTTAACCTGTAAGAACCCGGTGTGATGGATATGTAACAGGCTGGATAAAAAGTATATGATCCTAATATATCAGGCCTCTGGATGTGTCACAAgtctaaatattttttgttttgttttttgtaatgacAAGGAGGTTGTGATGTGTATCTAGGAaaaagagagggggggaaaagGTCCAGGGCTATCTTACGTAATTCCAGACATGGTTAACCAGGATGTAGGATGGGTCCAAGATAAGGGGACTTGATGAAGAGAGAGGTGGAAGGGTTGCTGTCGGTTCTTATACAGATAAGTGCCAGAATTCATGCTGCCGGGAAGCTGACCCTGCCTCCAGTTGAGCTGCCCTACCTGTTATGTTTACACTGCGGGCCAGAGCCACGTTGGCTTCCCCCACTGCGCTGAGCAGAGCGCTGTAGTGCACCAGCCAGGTGATGCGTTTGTTGGTCACTAGTTCCCTTAGGTTCCCGTAGTCCATTACGTCGGCGAACACAAAGGGACCTGAGGAGACAGGCATCATATTGACCTTTTAGGCATCACACTCCGAAACCACTATGATAAAAACACAGATCTGGAGTCGAGACTGGAAACCACAAATCACGAAGCAGACAGAAGTTGACATCTTTTAGTTTCTCATCTGCAACTGCCCTTGGTCCCACCTACCGCTGTTGTACACTTCATCGGAGGGCTTCTTAATGTCAGACAGGATGACATTCTCTGTCCCATACTGTTTTCTATGAGGGGGAAAAGGAaatgatatactgtatatttttttctcatcttCACTGCAAAACTAGACATAAttagacctaattttaaaaccAAAAGGTTCCACGCTTCGAACATAAACAGCCTTTTACACACCTTAATAGACGGGCTAGTCCAATTCCCAACTGTCCCAGCCCACCTAAACAACAGAACAAGATACTATTACTTTatctggaaataaataaataaatgtaattggaaAGTAAAGAAAATGCCCTTGATGGGTACAGGTGTAGTATTAATGTGTCACTTCCTTTTTACCTGTTTTCttctcagtattattaaacagcagtaatgtttttcatttacagtcatatttacatgtattaatATAAGAAAtagtatgtattaatttaaaatcttgATGAGCCTAGTTTTAAATCTATACTTATTTAAAAACCCTTCAGTACTTTACTACTTAATTTCATTGTACATTATACTACAAGCTCTAGTAACCAACGTGAGAGGGAAGAAAACAAACTTGCAACACTCATTTCTATAAATAACATAAGACCTATCTGACACTCTGCAGAAGTGGATGCTACATCTATGCTATGAAACCGCTTACTTAATTAGCCCAGATTAGCTTTGATCTGTAGTTATTGCACGGAGCTGATATAGACAGAGATGTGTGTACCTGTGATGAGCACTCTGGGGCTCTCAGGCGCGGTGCTGCTGCTGGGGATGCTGTTTCGGACGCTGATGTGCCGGGGTGCCCAGCTCATGCCCCGGGCTGCCCCTCTCAGCCGCACGACCGTCCCGCTGCAGCTCACGGAGGGCACACACAGCCGCACACCGGACAGCATCGCGGCGGCCTGCCACTGAGCAAAAGCCACTTAAttcgtattattattaatgactaCTATTCATAATAAGTActattattgaaaaaaaaaaaaaccatatgAAGTTATATATCAAGTCTATTTTTTCTCTTCAAATCTGCTATTTGTACTACTTTTTGTTTCCCCTTAAATCAATAGCCGTGAAAGAAATCCCTTATCACAGGAACCCCGAGTTCAGTTGTATCATCTCTATGAGACTGCACTACAGCTGGGCTATGTAGTTGTAGTTATgtagttaaataattaaaacgtTAACCCTGAAAGTGGACCGACTTACCCCAAAGCTTCAGAAACCTTAAGATCCTGGACAATGTTACCGGCAGCCGACAAGAACTAAAAAACACGCATCTTCGCAACTACTGCACGTTCAATGTACAGTAAATACGCTGATAATAAGGAATCGGGGTATTTCACTGTTAGAATTAAAGGATTACACTGTGATTGGTTGCCGACAGAGCGGATCGTTCCCCTATTGGTCAGACCTGTGGTTGACGAGTTGCATGCTGGGATATGCAGTCCTATTCTCTGTCCAGACGGTTTT
This is a stretch of genomic DNA from Amia ocellicauda isolate fAmiCal2 chromosome 11, fAmiCal2.hap1, whole genome shotgun sequence. It encodes these proteins:
- the tdh2 gene encoding L-threonine dehydrogenase 2 — its product is MLSGVRLCVPSVSCSGTVVRLRGAARGMSWAPRHISVRNSIPSSSTAPESPRVLITGGLGQLGIGLARLLRKQYGTENVILSDIKKPSDEVYNSGPFVFADVMDYGNLRELVTNKRITWLVHYSALLSAVGEANVALARSVNITGLHNVLDLSLEHSLRLFVPSTIGAFGPTSPRDPAPDLCIQRPRTIYGVSKVHSELMGEYFHHKYSLDFRCLRYPGIISGDTEPGGGTTDYAVQIFHDALTSGRFECYLRADTRLPMMHISDCHRATLEFMQAPASQLSLRTYNIAAMSFTPEQLVAELLIHLPHLQVTYKPDPVRQAIADSWPMSFDDSNARRDWGWRPAFALAEMVTDMLSTIRVQKEGRHLQTS